A genomic region of Pseudomonas migulae contains the following coding sequences:
- a CDS encoding NAD(P)/FAD-dependent oxidoreductase produces MFQQSTRHVASYYAHTCADRLLDRAALEGEQDTEVLIIGAGFSGLHTALRLALAGKRVTLLEASRVAWAASGRNGGQAILGWSCDMPPLEAALGYERARRLWDGMRWAAQELRALPERHDFDCDYRAGHLWTSVLARRVSLLTEWQHEASHKWGHDGLQFIPREQLPQWVASERYQAGLFDPEGAHLNPLKLALGLAAAIERAGGNIHEQSKALNYREEGGRYVVTTERGRIRADVLVLACNAYLDRLDPKLSGCVLPVGTYQVATAPLTEAQATALLPSNVCVTDNQFVLDYFRRTPDNRLLFGGGCTYLGGMPKDIAAATRPFLQRVFPQLKGVELEFAWGGHIDLTLKRTPDIGRRGDLYWLQGYSGHGVLPTLAGARAVSDAILGQPDELALYQGLVNGTFPGGKYMAAPLEAIGKAWYRLRDSL; encoded by the coding sequence ATGTTCCAGCAATCCACCCGGCACGTCGCCAGTTACTACGCCCACACTTGCGCCGATCGTCTGCTGGATCGCGCGGCTTTGGAGGGGGAGCAGGACACCGAAGTATTGATCATCGGCGCCGGTTTCAGCGGCTTGCACACCGCGTTGCGACTGGCCCTGGCCGGTAAGCGTGTGACTCTGCTGGAAGCCAGTCGGGTGGCGTGGGCGGCGTCGGGGCGCAATGGCGGTCAGGCGATTCTCGGTTGGTCGTGCGACATGCCGCCGCTGGAGGCTGCGCTGGGTTATGAACGCGCGCGGCGGTTGTGGGACGGCATGCGCTGGGCGGCACAGGAACTGCGGGCATTGCCCGAACGCCATGATTTCGATTGCGACTACCGGGCCGGTCACCTCTGGACGTCAGTGCTGGCGCGTCGGGTCAGTCTGCTGACCGAGTGGCAACACGAGGCCAGCCACAAGTGGGGCCACGACGGTTTGCAATTCATCCCGCGTGAACAGTTACCGCAATGGGTCGCCAGTGAGCGCTATCAGGCCGGGCTGTTTGACCCGGAAGGTGCGCACCTGAATCCGCTGAAACTGGCGCTCGGCCTGGCCGCTGCCATCGAGCGCGCCGGCGGGAACATTCATGAGCAAAGCAAGGCGCTGAACTATCGCGAAGAGGGTGGCCGCTACGTGGTCACCACTGAGCGCGGACGTATTCGTGCCGATGTGCTGGTGCTGGCGTGCAACGCTTACCTAGATCGGCTTGATCCGAAACTGTCGGGTTGTGTGTTGCCGGTCGGCACTTATCAGGTGGCCACCGCGCCACTCACGGAAGCGCAGGCGACTGCGCTGCTGCCGAGCAATGTCTGTGTCACCGACAATCAATTCGTGCTCGATTATTTCCGTCGTACGCCGGACAACCGGTTGCTGTTTGGCGGTGGTTGCACCTATCTGGGGGGCATGCCCAAGGACATCGCCGCGGCGACCCGACCCTTTCTGCAACGGGTGTTTCCGCAGCTCAAGGGGGTAGAACTGGAATTCGCCTGGGGCGGGCATATCGATCTCACCCTCAAGCGCACGCCTGATATCGGTCGCCGCGGCGATCTCTACTGGCTTCAGGGTTACTCAGGCCACGGCGTGCTACCGACCCTGGCCGGGGCCCGTGCCGTATCCGACGCAATATTGGGTCAGCCGGATGAACTGGCCTTGTATCAGGGTCTGGTCAACGGGACGTTCCCTGGCGGCAAGTACATGGCCGCCCCGCTGGAAGCTATTGGCAAGGCCTGGTATCGCTTGCGCGACAGCCTTTGA
- a CDS encoding helix-turn-helix domain-containing protein yields the protein MDRQEEISALAILIQDLRKHKKYTLKELADKIGRSVGFLSQVERGLSRPTVADLTAISETLGVPTTYFYSLPKPMALPWVTRPDERRTLYYADGITDILVSPKMRASFSMLESRLEPGASSGDRHMSDSSEQGGYVLEGQLTLWLDDDQPVTLAAGDSFQLASHTHCRYGNLTDQLTRVLWVYT from the coding sequence ATGGACAGGCAAGAAGAAATCTCGGCGTTGGCGATCCTGATTCAGGACCTGCGCAAACACAAAAAATACACGCTCAAGGAACTGGCGGACAAAATCGGTCGCTCCGTCGGTTTTCTCTCGCAAGTCGAGCGCGGACTGTCACGCCCGACGGTGGCGGACCTCACCGCCATCAGCGAAACCCTCGGCGTGCCGACCACCTATTTCTACAGCCTGCCCAAACCCATGGCCTTGCCCTGGGTGACCCGGCCGGACGAGCGCCGCACGCTGTATTACGCCGACGGCATCACCGACATCCTGGTCTCGCCGAAGATGCGCGCGTCGTTCTCGATGCTCGAAAGCCGGCTCGAGCCCGGCGCCAGCAGCGGCGACCGCCACATGAGCGACAGCTCGGAGCAGGGCGGTTATGTGCTCGAAGGGCAACTGACACTTTGGCTGGATGACGATCAACCGGTCACGCTGGCGGCCGGGGACAGCTTTCAGCTCGCCAGCCATACCCATTGCCGCTACGGCAATCTCACCGACCAGCTCACCCGGGTGCTCTGGGTCTACACCTGA
- a CDS encoding glutamine synthetase family protein, producing MDAVCSDLLAEVRAFRQRFPDVRYVDLISLDIPGHFYGKRYPIEMLEKVAAGSALKLPQNCVLLGTQGGLFKIGDYCFNDGDPDAPRRLVPGTLKIVDWEKQPLGQMLITSSGTEKPIVFEPREVLAQVLERLARKGIFPVVAFELEFYLFDRQLRDGLPQFARDPLTDDADDQPNMHIERLSRFAPVLDEMVETARAQGIDTTVITAELGPGQFEINFGHLDDGLRAADWAALFCRSTRGVAMKHNYRASFMAKPYLQHPGSGMHVHVSLYDEAGNNLLAANDQQPLRHAVAGCLELLPHCMPIFAPNHNAMRRLSGTVNVASRASWGFEDRDACLRVPESDAKNLRIEHRLAGADANPYLVLAAILVGLEQGLEARREPIAPLNEDRGSGIEFPLEMLEAVRSMQSHAQLREGLGAEFVNVYCENKRQDHLAFLQDISAREYRWYL from the coding sequence ATGGATGCTGTCTGCTCTGATCTGCTCGCTGAAGTTCGCGCGTTTCGTCAGCGCTTTCCGGATGTGCGCTACGTGGACCTGATTTCCCTGGACATCCCCGGGCATTTCTACGGCAAGCGCTACCCGATCGAAATGCTCGAAAAAGTCGCCGCCGGCAGCGCCCTCAAGCTGCCGCAGAATTGTGTGTTGCTGGGCACCCAGGGCGGGTTGTTCAAGATTGGCGATTACTGTTTCAACGACGGTGACCCGGATGCACCACGCCGCCTGGTGCCGGGCACGCTGAAAATCGTCGACTGGGAAAAGCAGCCCCTGGGGCAGATGCTGATCACCTCCAGCGGCACTGAAAAACCGATCGTCTTCGAGCCGCGGGAAGTCTTGGCGCAGGTGCTGGAACGCCTCGCGCGCAAAGGGATTTTCCCGGTGGTGGCCTTCGAGCTGGAGTTCTACCTGTTCGATCGCCAGTTGCGCGACGGCTTGCCGCAGTTTGCGCGGGATCCGCTGACCGATGATGCAGACGATCAACCGAACATGCACATCGAACGACTGTCGCGATTTGCGCCGGTGCTCGATGAAATGGTCGAGACCGCGCGGGCCCAAGGCATCGACACTACGGTGATCACCGCCGAATTGGGCCCTGGCCAGTTCGAGATCAACTTCGGCCACCTCGATGACGGCTTGCGGGCCGCTGACTGGGCGGCGCTGTTTTGCCGCAGCACCCGTGGCGTGGCCATGAAGCACAACTACCGCGCCAGTTTCATGGCCAAGCCCTACCTGCAACACCCCGGCAGCGGCATGCATGTTCATGTGAGTCTGTATGACGAGGCGGGCAACAACCTGCTGGCGGCCAACGACCAACAACCGCTGCGCCATGCGGTGGCCGGTTGCCTGGAACTGTTGCCGCATTGCATGCCGATCTTTGCGCCGAACCACAACGCAATGCGTCGCTTGAGCGGCACAGTGAATGTCGCGTCACGCGCCAGTTGGGGGTTTGAAGATCGGGACGCGTGCCTGCGGGTGCCGGAGTCGGACGCTAAAAATCTGCGGATCGAACATCGCCTCGCCGGCGCCGACGCCAACCCTTACTTGGTATTGGCAGCGATTCTGGTGGGGTTGGAACAAGGACTGGAAGCTCGTCGTGAACCGATCGCCCCGCTCAACGAAGATCGTGGCAGTGGTATCGAGTTCCCGCTGGAGATGTTGGAGGCCGTGCGGTCAATGCAAAGCCATGCGCAATTGCGCGAAGGATTGGGCGCAGAGTTCGTGAATGTATATTGCGAAAACAAGCGCCAGGATCATTTGGCATTTCTGCAGGACATCAGTGCCCGTGAATATCGCTGGTACTTGTAG
- a CDS encoding helix-turn-helix domain-containing protein has product MNTLESLEEDPICERVAQNLQRLRGKRHLSLDALARSCGVSRAMLAQIESGRSVPSIKVLCKIAKGLKVSVAAFLEHRAFEGVAVLSANQSKRLVSASGAFVSRALFPFDVARQSEFYELRLSPLGEDVSEGHGPGVQENLVVSQGVLEISVNDERYLLSTGDSILFYADQPHRYRNPADSEAVAYLVVTYPERLD; this is encoded by the coding sequence CTGAATACTCTGGAGTCGCTGGAGGAGGACCCGATCTGCGAGCGGGTCGCGCAAAACCTGCAGCGTTTGCGCGGCAAGCGTCATCTGTCCCTCGATGCCCTCGCGCGGAGTTGCGGTGTGAGTCGGGCGATGCTGGCGCAGATCGAATCCGGACGCAGCGTTCCCTCGATCAAAGTGCTGTGCAAGATCGCCAAAGGCTTGAAGGTGTCGGTGGCCGCGTTTCTGGAACATCGGGCGTTCGAAGGAGTGGCGGTGTTGTCGGCGAACCAGAGCAAACGCCTGGTCAGCGCCAGCGGTGCTTTCGTCAGCCGGGCGCTGTTTCCGTTCGACGTGGCGCGCCAATCGGAGTTTTACGAACTGCGCCTGAGTCCGTTGGGTGAGGACGTATCCGAGGGTCACGGCCCAGGCGTGCAGGAGAATCTGGTGGTGTCACAGGGCGTGCTGGAAATCAGCGTCAACGATGAACGCTACCTGCTTTCCACCGGCGATTCGATTCTGTTTTATGCCGACCAGCCCCACCGCTATCGCAACCCGGCGGACAGTGAAGCGGTGGCGTATCTGGTGGTGACCTACCCGGAGCGCCTGGACTGA
- a CDS encoding ABC transporter substrate-binding protein has protein sequence MAIPHKRSALTLLAASIAAVSALLSPGAQAEGKISIAQQFGIGYLILDVVRDQQLIEKHGKAQGLDIKVDWNSISGATAMNEALLAGALDVVSAGVPPMLTIWDRTKGKQNVKAIASLGSMPNYLLTNNPNVKSLKDFTEKDRIAVPAAGVGFQSRTLQIETARQFGNEHYKKFDDISISLAHPDATAALIAGGSEINSHFSSPPFQYQELQNPNVHKVLSSYDVLGGQATFNVLYTTEKFHDENPKTYKAFYDALAEAEKIIKADKSAAAQTYIRVEQSKLSLPLVEQIVNDPEINFTVVPQRTAIYAEKLQELGVLKNRAASWKEYFFEEAHGGAGS, from the coding sequence ATGGCGATTCCCCACAAGCGTTCAGCGTTGACCTTATTGGCGGCCTCTATAGCCGCGGTCAGCGCGTTACTCAGTCCCGGTGCGCAGGCTGAAGGCAAGATCAGCATCGCCCAGCAATTCGGTATCGGTTACCTGATTCTGGATGTGGTTCGCGATCAGCAGCTCATCGAGAAACACGGCAAGGCACAGGGCCTGGACATCAAGGTCGACTGGAACAGCATCTCCGGTGCCACGGCGATGAATGAAGCGCTGTTGGCCGGTGCGCTGGATGTGGTATCGGCAGGCGTGCCGCCAATGCTGACTATCTGGGATCGAACCAAGGGTAAACAGAACGTCAAGGCCATCGCCTCGCTGGGCTCGATGCCCAATTACCTGCTGACCAACAACCCCAATGTGAAAAGCCTGAAAGATTTCACCGAGAAGGATCGCATTGCCGTGCCGGCGGCCGGGGTAGGGTTCCAGTCGCGCACCTTGCAGATCGAAACGGCCAGGCAGTTTGGCAATGAGCACTACAAGAAATTCGATGACATCTCGATCAGCCTGGCCCACCCGGATGCGACGGCGGCGCTGATCGCCGGCGGTTCTGAAATCAACTCACACTTTTCCAGCCCGCCGTTCCAGTACCAGGAACTGCAGAACCCCAACGTACACAAGGTGCTGAGTTCCTACGACGTGTTGGGCGGGCAGGCCACGTTCAACGTGCTGTACACCACGGAAAAATTCCACGACGAAAACCCGAAGACCTACAAGGCGTTTTACGACGCGCTTGCCGAAGCGGAAAAAATCATCAAGGCCGACAAGTCCGCCGCCGCCCAGACCTACATCCGCGTTGAGCAATCGAAGTTGTCCCTGCCGCTGGTTGAGCAAATCGTCAACGACCCCGAAATCAACTTTACGGTGGTGCCGCAGCGCACCGCGATCTACGCCGAAAAACTGCAGGAGTTGGGCGTACTGAAAAACCGGGCGGCCAGCTGGAAGGAGTACTTTTTCGAAGAGGCGCACGGTGGCGCGGGTAGCTGA
- a CDS encoding GGDEF domain-containing protein translates to MSQIETRATALALYPEDSREAAALLKQAIPLMVRHNIPPNPVHYALWYTYSKGLDPELNRHLDRVVKDFDCFPPESATRLFRDYIIRDELAEARAGQQQAINLVDDMQRDVSRSVEGNLNFQNSLGRCLEMLELPADERLPDILSELQQSTQLMQNQQERFLTQLHSAQNEIKSLRSKLERAQLAATLDGLTELLNRSAFSRLLEQALTNTARGVALVMLDIDHFKQFNDQYGHPLGDRVLQHVGQVLRSSLPPHATAARYGGEEFCVILEHCADLASAGVFAEQLRVKVQSLRIKARVDGKVLDTITASFGVAFAQSGESLDSLVTRADDALYQAKRNGRNRVNS, encoded by the coding sequence ATGAGCCAAATAGAGACGCGTGCGACTGCCCTGGCGCTGTATCCGGAAGATTCCCGCGAGGCTGCGGCGCTGCTCAAACAAGCCATCCCGCTGATGGTGCGTCACAACATCCCGCCCAATCCGGTGCATTACGCGCTCTGGTACACCTACAGCAAAGGCCTGGACCCCGAGCTCAATCGTCATCTGGACCGGGTGGTCAAGGACTTCGATTGTTTCCCGCCAGAATCCGCCACGCGCCTGTTTCGCGACTACATCATTCGCGACGAGTTGGCGGAGGCCCGCGCCGGGCAGCAGCAGGCAATCAATCTGGTGGATGACATGCAGCGCGATGTTTCGCGCAGCGTCGAGGGCAACCTCAACTTTCAAAACAGCCTGGGACGTTGCCTGGAAATGCTTGAGTTACCCGCCGACGAGCGTTTGCCGGATATTTTGAGCGAGCTGCAACAGAGCACCCAGCTCATGCAGAACCAGCAGGAACGCTTCCTCACCCAATTGCACTCGGCCCAGAACGAGATCAAAAGCCTGCGCAGCAAGCTTGAACGGGCACAACTGGCGGCGACGCTCGATGGCCTGACCGAGCTGCTCAACCGCAGCGCCTTCAGCCGTTTGCTGGAGCAGGCGCTGACCAATACGGCCCGGGGCGTGGCGCTGGTCATGCTGGATATCGATCACTTCAAGCAATTCAATGACCAGTACGGCCATCCGTTGGGCGACCGGGTCCTGCAACATGTCGGGCAAGTCCTGCGCAGTTCGTTGCCGCCCCACGCCACAGCGGCGCGTTACGGTGGCGAGGAGTTCTGCGTGATTCTGGAACACTGCGCCGACCTGGCGAGTGCCGGGGTGTTTGCCGAGCAACTGCGAGTGAAAGTCCAGTCATTGCGGATCAAGGCGCGTGTCGACGGCAAAGTACTCGACACGATCACCGCGTCGTTTGGCGTGGCCTTCGCGCAATCCGGCGAGAGTCTCGACAGCCTGGTGACCCGCGCCGATGACGCGCTCTACCAGGCCAAGCGCAACGGGCGTAACCGGGTGAACAGCTAG
- a CDS encoding TIGR00730 family Rossman fold protein — MPTPPPLRSIAVFSGSNFGFNPDYVAGAQALGREIAKRGIQLVYGGTDKGLMGVMADTVLAEGGEVVGIITRLLFDLGHLHRGLTRHEVTPDMRSRKARMSESADAFIALPGGLGTFEELFEAATLTQLGEHHKGVACLNIGDFFNPVRSLFDHAVKEGFMKAEHSEMLILDNDPVALIDALEQWQAPTVTKWIGPVA; from the coding sequence ATGCCCACCCCTCCTCCCCTTCGCAGCATTGCCGTGTTTTCCGGCTCCAACTTCGGCTTCAACCCCGACTACGTTGCAGGCGCCCAGGCCTTGGGTCGCGAGATCGCCAAGCGCGGCATACAACTGGTCTACGGCGGCACCGACAAGGGATTGATGGGCGTCATGGCCGACACCGTGCTCGCCGAAGGCGGTGAAGTGGTCGGCATCATTACGCGCCTGCTGTTCGACCTCGGGCATCTTCACCGCGGCCTGACCCGCCACGAAGTGACGCCCGACATGCGCAGCCGCAAGGCGCGCATGAGTGAGTCGGCGGACGCCTTCATTGCACTGCCCGGCGGGCTGGGGACGTTTGAAGAGTTGTTTGAGGCAGCGACCCTGACTCAACTGGGCGAACACCACAAAGGCGTCGCCTGCCTGAACATCGGCGATTTTTTCAACCCGGTGCGCAGCCTGTTCGACCACGCAGTGAAGGAAGGCTTCATGAAAGCCGAGCACAGCGAGATGCTGATTCTCGACAACGACCCGGTGGCACTGATCGACGCGCTTGAGCAGTGGCAAGCGCCGACCGTCACCAAATGGATCGGGCCTGTGGCTTGA
- a CDS encoding PLP-dependent aminotransferase family protein, whose translation MTLQIKHFSPLDPASPEPIYRQIYWRFRGAISDGLLAPGDRIPAARALAKELGLARGTIDTAYSLLTAEGYLQARGQAGTVVAPGISVRKPSAPMEQPFNAAASTSIRHKAPVLPFQMALPALDAFPRKIWSQIGARCVRATRIPDMANPSVLGLESLRTAIATYLQVARGITCSPAQVFITSGYRNTLALIAHALLKPGDRVLVEDPGYLPTRQLLAHLQIEVAPVPVDQDGMQVALGVNSALDARAAIVTPAHQSPLCVSLSLPRRLELLEWAARQQAWIVEDDYDGEYRYVSRPLPALKSLDRDGRVLYAGTFSKVLFPGIRLSYLVVPPAQVERFEHVSETFLGGCPELTQAIVTTFLTEGHFARHIQRMRKLYGERREATARGLKKALGDRIRIDPQPGGMHLILRLTAPLSDRALVERLLAAGIYAEALTDWRVRGETDSALLLGFANIDSEDTAEQLGKRILALM comes from the coding sequence ATGACCCTTCAAATCAAACACTTCTCACCCCTTGATCCGGCCTCCCCGGAGCCGATCTACCGGCAAATCTACTGGCGGTTCCGCGGTGCGATCAGCGACGGACTGCTCGCCCCCGGGGACCGGATTCCGGCGGCCCGGGCGCTGGCGAAAGAACTTGGCCTGGCGCGAGGCACCATCGACACCGCGTATTCCCTCCTGACGGCGGAAGGCTATTTGCAGGCGCGGGGTCAGGCCGGCACGGTGGTGGCTCCGGGGATCAGCGTCAGAAAGCCTTCCGCGCCCATGGAACAACCCTTCAACGCTGCCGCCAGCACCTCGATCAGGCACAAGGCACCGGTGCTGCCCTTTCAAATGGCCTTGCCCGCGCTGGATGCCTTTCCGAGAAAGATCTGGTCGCAGATCGGTGCCCGCTGCGTGCGCGCCACGCGCATTCCGGACATGGCCAATCCGTCGGTGTTGGGGCTGGAATCGTTGCGCACCGCGATTGCCACTTACCTGCAGGTCGCGCGGGGAATTACCTGCTCGCCCGCACAAGTGTTCATCACCTCGGGCTACCGCAACACCCTGGCGCTGATCGCCCACGCATTGCTCAAACCCGGGGACCGTGTGCTTGTCGAAGACCCCGGCTACCTGCCGACCCGACAATTGCTGGCGCATCTGCAGATCGAAGTGGCCCCGGTGCCGGTCGATCAGGACGGCATGCAGGTCGCACTAGGGGTGAACAGCGCATTGGACGCGCGGGCGGCCATCGTCACACCGGCGCATCAAAGCCCGCTGTGCGTGTCGCTGTCGCTGCCGCGAAGGCTGGAATTGCTTGAGTGGGCGGCCCGGCAACAGGCCTGGATTGTCGAGGACGATTACGACGGCGAGTACCGCTACGTCAGCCGGCCGTTGCCCGCACTGAAGAGCCTGGACCGCGATGGCCGCGTGCTCTATGCCGGCACGTTCAGCAAGGTGCTGTTTCCGGGCATCCGCCTTTCGTACCTGGTGGTGCCGCCGGCGCAGGTCGAACGCTTCGAACACGTCAGCGAAACCTTCCTCGGCGGCTGTCCGGAACTGACGCAAGCCATCGTCACCACGTTCCTGACCGAGGGCCATTTCGCGCGCCATATCCAGCGCATGCGCAAACTCTATGGCGAACGCCGGGAAGCCACCGCGCGCGGACTGAAGAAAGCCCTGGGCGATCGCATTCGCATCGATCCACAGCCCGGCGGCATGCACCTGATCCTGCGATTGACGGCACCACTGTCCGACCGCGCGTTGGTCGAGCGCCTGCTGGCGGCCGGCATCTACGCCGAGGCGCTGACCGACTGGCGCGTCCGTGGCGAGACCGATTCCGCGTTGCTGCTCGGGTTTGCCAACATCGATTCAGAGGACACCGCCGAGCAGTTGGGGAAACGGATACTGGCGTTGATGTGA
- a CDS encoding FMN-dependent NADH-azoreductase yields MKILHVTCSPRGETSESYRLSKNIIGFLLKAHPAATVINRVVGGDALSAIDEPYAISQQASADVTETGSIARSDALIEELQQADVLVIGTPMHNFTVPSTLKLWIDHVARVRRTFNVGAQGKTSLLRDRPVYVAVSSGGRFSGVTPRQPDFLTPYLKAVLGMIGLHDVNFFSVEGTAMGPDAVAAARNKAGQALRDHFSANLSVEADDPSNQTLLTP; encoded by the coding sequence ATGAAAATCCTCCACGTAACCTGCAGCCCTCGCGGCGAAACATCCGAAAGTTATCGACTGTCGAAAAACATCATTGGTTTTTTGCTGAAGGCCCATCCAGCGGCAACCGTGATCAACCGGGTGGTGGGTGGTGACGCGCTATCCGCTATCGATGAGCCTTACGCGATTTCCCAACAGGCGTCCGCCGACGTCACGGAGACAGGCTCCATCGCCCGTTCGGATGCACTGATCGAGGAATTGCAACAGGCCGATGTGCTGGTGATCGGAACGCCGATGCATAACTTCACCGTGCCCTCGACGCTGAAGCTCTGGATCGATCATGTCGCTCGCGTCCGGCGCACGTTCAATGTCGGCGCGCAAGGCAAAACCAGCCTGCTGCGGGATCGTCCGGTGTATGTTGCGGTGTCCTCGGGCGGCAGGTTTTCCGGGGTGACGCCGCGTCAACCGGATTTCCTGACGCCCTACCTGAAAGCCGTGCTGGGTATGATCGGACTGCATGACGTGAATTTTTTCTCTGTAGAGGGGACCGCCATGGGGCCGGACGCCGTTGCCGCCGCCCGGAACAAAGCGGGCCAGGCGCTACGAGACCATTTCTCTGCGAACCTTTCGGTTGAGGCTGATGACCCTTCAAATCAAACACTTCTCACCCCTTGA
- a CDS encoding carboxymuconolactone decarboxylase family protein, with amino-acid sequence MSNRLDYAKASPEGYKAFGGVYVYLQNSGLSHELIDLVYLRVSQINGCAFCIDMHSRDLVKLGVGVEKLVLVPVWRDAGAVFSARERVALNWAETVTRVAETGVPDADYAAAAAEFGDKELADLTYAIGLMNAFNRFGVTFRAKPAAANNA; translated from the coding sequence ATGAGCAATCGTCTCGACTACGCCAAGGCTTCACCTGAAGGTTACAAGGCTTTCGGCGGGGTTTATGTCTACCTGCAGAACAGCGGCCTTTCCCACGAACTGATCGACCTGGTCTATCTGCGAGTGTCACAAATCAACGGCTGCGCCTTCTGCATCGACATGCATTCCCGCGATCTGGTCAAGCTCGGCGTCGGCGTGGAAAAACTGGTCCTGGTGCCGGTATGGCGTGACGCCGGTGCCGTCTTCAGTGCTCGCGAACGTGTCGCGCTGAACTGGGCTGAAACGGTGACCCGCGTCGCGGAAACCGGCGTTCCCGATGCCGACTATGCCGCCGCCGCTGCCGAATTCGGCGACAAGGAACTGGCGGACCTGACCTATGCAATCGGCCTGATGAACGCATTCAACCGATTCGGCGTGACGTTCCGTGCGAAACCCGCCGCGGCCAACAACGCCTGA
- a CDS encoding DMT family transporter, which translates to MAWSLLGIAGILEIAFAFFMKGSDGFTRLTPGLLAAATGLSSVFLLSLSLRTLPVGTAYAVWTGIGAAGTAILGMAVLGDSTTLLRVLCIVVILGGVIGLKLVSGN; encoded by the coding sequence ATGGCTTGGTCACTACTCGGCATCGCAGGCATTCTCGAAATCGCCTTCGCCTTCTTCATGAAGGGCTCGGATGGATTTACCCGATTGACCCCCGGACTGCTGGCAGCCGCGACCGGCCTGTCGAGTGTCTTCCTGCTTTCACTGTCGCTGCGAACATTGCCGGTGGGCACTGCCTACGCGGTGTGGACCGGGATTGGCGCGGCGGGCACCGCCATTCTGGGGATGGCGGTGTTGGGCGACTCCACCACACTGCTGCGGGTGTTGTGCATTGTTGTCATCCTGGGCGGCGTGATCGGCCTCAAACTGGTCTCGGGAAACTGA
- a CDS encoding alpha/beta hydrolase translates to MPLTNASRMSRALMYIVVIVVALYLTLCVALFVFQRALIYFPQPSALGAPETLLTLTVADAQVQVSVRPHAGPNALIYFGGNAEDVSRNLPEFSQAFPDHALYLLHYRGFGGSTGSPSEEAISRDAMTLFDKVYNTHPHIAVVGRSLGSGVAVRLASQRPAARLILITPYNSLEDIAVRQYPIFPVKWLLQDKFESWKYATHISVPTLLLAAQQDEVIPRSSTEKLYEHFAKGVATLKVIPGVGHNSISDSPEYLKLMENGL, encoded by the coding sequence ATGCCACTCACTAACGCCAGCCGAATGTCCCGCGCCCTGATGTATATCGTCGTCATCGTCGTCGCGCTGTACCTGACGCTATGTGTCGCGCTGTTCGTGTTTCAGCGCGCCCTGATCTACTTCCCGCAACCCTCTGCGCTCGGAGCGCCCGAAACGCTGCTGACGCTGACAGTGGCAGACGCACAGGTGCAGGTCAGCGTCAGACCGCACGCCGGGCCCAATGCATTGATCTATTTTGGTGGCAACGCCGAGGACGTTTCGCGAAACCTGCCGGAGTTCTCCCAGGCATTCCCCGACCACGCACTCTATTTACTGCATTACCGGGGTTTTGGTGGCAGCACCGGGTCGCCTTCCGAGGAAGCGATTTCACGTGATGCCATGACCTTGTTCGACAAGGTCTACAACACTCATCCGCACATTGCCGTGGTGGGCCGCAGCCTAGGTTCGGGCGTCGCCGTGCGCCTCGCGAGCCAGCGCCCGGCCGCGCGACTGATCCTGATCACGCCCTACAACAGCCTTGAGGACATCGCCGTCCGCCAGTACCCGATTTTCCCGGTGAAATGGTTGCTGCAGGACAAGTTCGAATCATGGAAATACGCCACGCATATCTCGGTTCCGACACTGTTGCTGGCGGCCCAACAGGACGAAGTCATCCCGCGTTCAAGCACGGAAAAACTCTACGAACATTTCGCCAAAGGTGTGGCCACCCTGAAAGTGATTCCGGGCGTGGGGCACAATTCGATCTCCGACAGCCCCGAGTACCTGAAGCTGATGGAGAACGGGCTATAG